From the genome of Streptomyces sp. NBC_01260, one region includes:
- a CDS encoding lamin tail domain-containing protein, whose product MSRSARRITATVLASGALLAAAALPATADGHGHGHDHGHDHGRGHSKPAPRSAVVLGKIQHDSPGRDNRSNRSLNGEWVTVTNTGRSSVNLRGWTLSDESHRTYRFDLRLAGRSSVRVHTGVGRDDSRDVYQDLRRHVWDSSDTATLRDEHGHKIDSKSWGRHHHGGRR is encoded by the coding sequence ATGTCCCGTTCCGCACGGCGGATCACCGCCACCGTTCTCGCTTCCGGCGCACTCCTGGCCGCCGCCGCTCTTCCGGCGACCGCAGACGGCCACGGCCACGGCCACGACCACGGTCACGACCACGGCCGAGGCCACAGCAAGCCGGCCCCGCGCTCGGCCGTCGTCCTGGGCAAGATCCAGCACGACAGCCCCGGCCGCGACAACCGCTCGAACCGGAGCCTGAACGGTGAATGGGTCACCGTCACCAACACCGGCCGCAGCTCGGTCAACCTGCGCGGCTGGACCCTCAGTGACGAGAGCCACCGCACCTACCGCTTCGATCTGCGTCTGGCCGGCCGCTCCTCGGTGCGCGTGCACACCGGTGTCGGCCGCGACGACAGCCGTGATGTCTACCAGGACCTCCGCCGCCACGTCTGGGACAGCAGCGACACGGCGACCCTCAGGGACGAACACGGTCACAAGATCGACTCGAAGTCCTGGGGCCGCCACCACCACGGGGGCCGCCGCTGA
- a CDS encoding SpoIIE family protein phosphatase, giving the protein MSDAGGPVPGTPTGDVMAVALLDALFSQPAVGLHVLDTELRVERVHALSDAVGADQLVGLHFTEAYRLDDPEEAQRLLHQVLESGLPVLNRVFRGRLMRAPGPSRSLMVTLHRLDDPRGRPLGLLAAVVDINEREKARSRAECLTAVRREVGHSLDVAATCEGLVTALVPRFADFAVVEVVDEILRGSPPPLSPLGRDVPLRRAAQRGSGGDSMAGDMRRLPGRTPFALAVTDLRPRLSTLGPDTPWLAADPDSAQMIEVSGAHSLIVVPLKLHGAVLGLVSLYRFRGVEPYDEADLALALTAAAHAALSIENARRYERDHVIASTVQRRLLPQHNGARVAVETAHALLPGRNSGCWFDTIGLSGARTALIIGNVEGHGLQTAITMGQLRTVIHALSGLDLEPDEVLARLNDTADRLAEERRSLPPGDSLHNQSLTATCMYAVYDPFARTCTVARAGHPAPVVVAPDGSPIVLDVPEGPPLFSEDSAPFATATIELDEGSVLAFLTGSLLPDTRAVARVQDALAYPDRRLRQLCDAIIYGLPADAHPDGAALLLARTGVVPPDRVATWELAHDRTTPAIARTLVRDRLEGWNLDEETIEATELIVSELITNAVRYGTPPLHLRLLLDRTLTCEVHDTSPVAPNLRHARTVDEGGRGLFIVSQLATHWGTRYGPDGKALWTEQEIPAPDGGS; this is encoded by the coding sequence GTGTCGGACGCCGGTGGACCGGTCCCTGGGACGCCCACGGGCGATGTCATGGCGGTGGCACTCCTGGACGCCCTGTTCAGCCAGCCCGCGGTGGGACTGCACGTCCTGGACACGGAACTGCGGGTGGAGCGCGTCCACGCCCTGTCCGACGCGGTCGGCGCCGACCAGCTGGTGGGACTGCACTTCACCGAGGCCTACCGGCTCGATGATCCGGAAGAAGCGCAACGGCTGCTGCACCAGGTGCTGGAGAGCGGCTTGCCCGTGCTCAACCGGGTCTTCCGCGGGCGGCTGATGCGGGCGCCCGGCCCCAGCCGCAGCCTGATGGTCACCCTCCACCGCCTGGACGACCCGCGGGGGCGGCCGCTCGGGCTGCTCGCGGCGGTCGTCGACATCAACGAGCGGGAGAAGGCGCGTTCCCGGGCGGAGTGCCTGACGGCCGTACGCAGAGAAGTGGGCCACTCCCTCGATGTGGCGGCGACCTGCGAGGGCCTGGTGACGGCGCTGGTGCCGCGGTTCGCCGACTTCGCCGTGGTCGAGGTGGTGGACGAGATCCTGCGGGGTTCACCCCCTCCGCTCAGTCCGCTGGGGCGCGATGTCCCGCTGCGCCGCGCGGCACAGCGGGGGTCCGGCGGCGACAGCATGGCCGGAGACATGCGGCGGCTGCCCGGCCGTACGCCGTTCGCGCTCGCCGTCACGGATCTGCGCCCCCGGCTGTCCACGCTCGGCCCGGACACCCCGTGGCTGGCCGCGGATCCGGACAGCGCGCAGATGATCGAGGTGTCCGGGGCCCACTCCCTGATCGTGGTCCCGCTGAAACTTCACGGCGCCGTGCTCGGCCTGGTGAGTCTCTACCGGTTCCGTGGCGTCGAGCCGTACGACGAGGCCGACCTCGCCCTCGCTCTGACGGCGGCCGCCCATGCCGCGCTGAGCATCGAGAACGCGCGGCGCTACGAGCGCGACCACGTGATCGCGTCGACCGTCCAGCGCCGGCTGCTCCCCCAGCACAACGGTGCCCGGGTCGCCGTCGAGACCGCGCACGCGCTGCTTCCGGGGCGCAACAGCGGCTGCTGGTTCGACACCATCGGGCTGTCCGGTGCGCGTACCGCGCTGATCATCGGCAATGTCGAGGGGCACGGGCTGCAGACGGCCATCACCATGGGGCAGTTGCGCACGGTCATCCACGCGCTGTCCGGCCTCGACCTGGAACCCGACGAGGTGCTGGCCCGGCTCAACGACACGGCGGACCGGCTGGCCGAGGAGCGCAGGTCGCTGCCGCCCGGCGACTCGCTGCACAATCAGTCCCTGACTGCGACCTGCATGTACGCGGTCTACGACCCGTTCGCCCGGACCTGCACCGTGGCGCGGGCGGGACATCCGGCGCCGGTCGTCGTGGCGCCCGACGGCAGCCCGATCGTCCTCGACGTACCGGAGGGTCCACCGCTCTTCTCCGAGGACAGCGCCCCCTTCGCCACGGCGACGATCGAGCTCGACGAGGGCAGTGTGCTGGCGTTCCTCACCGGTTCGCTGCTGCCGGACACCCGGGCCGTGGCCAGGGTGCAGGACGCGCTCGCCTATCCGGACCGCCGCCTGCGGCAGCTGTGCGACGCCATCATCTACGGCCTGCCCGCCGACGCCCATCCCGACGGTGCCGCGCTGCTTCTCGCCCGGACCGGCGTGGTCCCGCCCGACCGGGTCGCGACCTGGGAACTGGCTCACGACCGGACCACGCCGGCCATCGCCCGTACGCTCGTCCGGGACCGGCTCGAAGGGTGGAACCTCGACGAGGAGACGATCGAGGCGACCGAACTGATCGTGAGCGAGCTGATCACCAACGCGGTCCGCTACGGGACCCCGCCGCTGCATCTGCGTCTCCTGCTGGACCGCACCCTGACCTGCGAGGTCCACGACACCAGTCCGGTGGCGCCCAACCTGCGCCACGCGCGGACCGTGGACGAGGGCGGCCGCGGCCTGTTCATCGTGTCGCAGCTCGCCACGCACTGGGGCACCCGGTACGGCCCCGACGGCAAGGCCCTGTGGACCGAACAGGAGATCCCGGCCCCCGACGGCGGCTCCTGA
- a CDS encoding tyrosine-type recombinase/integrase, with product MAVGFVELDCVLVSLAAGAGLRQGEALGFSPDDIDGEDINVVRQIVKVNGHFGFGPPKGNKERAAPCAPELAKAVKAVKEYANRFPTVEVTLPSVAPDRPSPAWQDRPKRTVRLLVTTQFRSGVNGGAVNRDTFNDKCWKAALAGAGLIPTAVVTYLDPKAGKNPWRGKWDMPRKFGFHALRHTFAGVVLTEGETITQLAAWLGRADPAFTLRAYVHFMPKSGNRGRAAIGRFLTESATAASEVDVTAQIPDSE from the coding sequence GTGGCCGTCGGCTTCGTCGAGCTCGATTGCGTTCTCGTGAGCCTCGCCGCTGGTGCCGGGCTACGTCAGGGGGAAGCGCTCGGCTTCTCCCCGGACGATATCGACGGGGAAGACATCAACGTCGTCCGGCAGATCGTGAAGGTCAACGGCCACTTCGGGTTCGGCCCACCGAAGGGCAACAAGGAACGGGCTGCGCCGTGCGCACCCGAGCTCGCCAAGGCCGTCAAGGCCGTCAAGGAGTACGCGAACCGATTCCCAACCGTTGAGGTCACCCTGCCCTCGGTCGCCCCGGACCGGCCCAGTCCGGCGTGGCAGGACCGCCCGAAGAGAACCGTGCGGCTGCTCGTGACCACGCAGTTCAGGAGCGGTGTGAACGGCGGAGCCGTCAACAGGGACACGTTCAACGACAAGTGCTGGAAGGCGGCGCTTGCGGGAGCCGGTCTCATCCCGACGGCCGTGGTGACCTACCTGGATCCGAAGGCGGGGAAGAACCCGTGGCGGGGGAAGTGGGACATGCCGCGCAAGTTCGGCTTCCACGCCTTGCGGCATACGTTCGCCGGCGTTGTGCTGACCGAGGGCGAGACCATTACTCAACTGGCCGCCTGGCTCGGTCGTGCCGACCCGGCGTTCACGCTCCGCGCCTATGTGCACTTCATGCCGAAGTCAGGCAATCGAGGCCGGGCGGCGATTGGGCGCTTCCTGACCGAGAGCGCGACCGCGGCGAGCGAAGTTGATGTGACTGCCCAGATCCCCGACTCTGAGTAG
- a CDS encoding spore-associated protein A, producing the protein MKIGRKIATTVGALALMVGGGLVMAPSASAAVAYNGACGSGYNVIRSLTMSAFGTGYLTYSSATGKNCVVIMNGTGGSTYMNAIIVASSGGTVEEDYGYFSSYAGPVYYYAPGQCVDWGGLIDQYYRMERNVACS; encoded by the coding sequence ATGAAGATCGGCCGCAAGATCGCCACAACCGTCGGCGCACTCGCACTCATGGTCGGCGGGGGACTCGTCATGGCGCCCTCCGCGAGCGCCGCAGTCGCCTACAACGGAGCCTGCGGATCCGGCTACAACGTCATACGAAGCCTCACGATGAGCGCCTTCGGTACCGGATACCTCACCTACAGCTCCGCCACCGGCAAGAACTGCGTCGTCATCATGAACGGCACCGGCGGAAGCACCTACATGAACGCGATCATCGTCGCCAGCAGCGGCGGCACTGTGGAAGAGGACTACGGGTACTTCAGCTCATACGCCGGCCCGGTCTACTACTACGCACCCGGGCAGTGCGTCGACTGGGGCGGCCTGATCGACCAGTACTACCGAATGGAAAGAAACGTCGCGTGTAGCTGA
- a CDS encoding integrase yields the protein MARRSERSGLHIEDVKEDDEGDLTILIRSSKTDQEGDGAEVIVPRGVHNETDPVRVVRAYREALVERGVTTGRLLRAINQWDQITHDTMSGDAINEMVQRRAARVLPDDNLVCTAHGFRAGGAGEAYKNKAPLSAIRNQGRWAEGSPQILEYIRVVDARAENPVRGIGL from the coding sequence ATGGCCCGCCGCTCCGAACGTTCCGGCCTCCACATCGAGGACGTGAAGGAAGACGACGAAGGCGACCTCACCATCCTGATCCGATCCTCCAAGACCGACCAGGAAGGCGATGGCGCAGAAGTCATCGTGCCGCGCGGCGTCCACAACGAGACCGACCCCGTCCGCGTCGTCCGCGCATACAGGGAGGCCCTCGTCGAGCGTGGCGTCACGACAGGACGGCTCCTGCGGGCCATCAACCAGTGGGACCAGATCACTCACGACACGATGTCCGGGGACGCGATCAACGAGATGGTGCAGCGGCGAGCGGCGCGCGTCCTCCCCGACGACAACCTGGTCTGCACCGCGCACGGCTTCCGGGCTGGCGGCGCTGGAGAGGCGTACAAGAACAAGGCCCCACTTTCCGCCATTCGCAACCAGGGGCGGTGGGCCGAGGGTTCGCCGCAGATCCTGGAGTACATCCGCGTCGTCGATGCTCGTGCGGAGAACCCGGTGAGGGGAATCGGCCTGTGA
- the pgm gene encoding phosphoglucomutase (alpha-D-glucose-1,6-bisphosphate-dependent) yields MPHTRAGQQARPEDLTDVARLVTAYYTLHPDPAEAGQRVAFGTSGHRGSSTATAFNEDHIAATSQAISEYRARQGADGPLFLGADTHALSEPARVTALEVFAANDVAVLIDPADGYTPTPAVSHAVLTYNRGRTSHLADGVVVTPSHNPPGDGGFKYNPPNGGPAGSGATGWIQERANEIIASGLKDVRRMPYVRALAAPSTGTYDFLGSYVADLPSVLDLDAVRAAGVRIGADPLGGASVAYWGRIAEQHRLDLTVVNPLTDPTWRFMTLDWDGRIRMDCSSPYAMASLIGQRDRYDIATGNDADADRHGIVTPDAGLMNPNHYLAVAINYLYTHRDQWPAGAGIGKTLVSSGMIDRVAAGLGRELVEVPVGFKWFVDGLADGTLGFGGEESAGASFLRRDGSVWTTDKDGILLALLASEILAVTGDSPSAHYAALTSRFGEPAYARIDAPADPEQKAVLARLSPEQVSADTLAGEPVTAVLTSAPGNGETIGGIKVTTQNAWFAARPSGTEDVYKIYAESFLGAEHLGRVQEEAKAVVSAALDA; encoded by the coding sequence ATGCCGCACACACGAGCCGGACAGCAGGCGCGCCCCGAGGACCTGACCGATGTGGCACGGCTGGTGACGGCGTACTACACGCTGCACCCCGATCCGGCCGAGGCCGGCCAGCGGGTGGCCTTCGGCACCTCGGGGCACCGGGGGTCGTCGACGGCCACCGCGTTCAACGAGGACCACATCGCCGCGACGAGCCAGGCCATCAGCGAGTACCGGGCCCGACAGGGCGCGGACGGGCCGCTCTTCCTCGGGGCCGACACCCACGCGCTGTCGGAGCCCGCGCGGGTCACCGCCCTCGAAGTGTTCGCGGCGAACGACGTGGCCGTGCTCATCGACCCGGCCGACGGCTACACCCCGACGCCCGCGGTCTCGCACGCCGTTCTCACGTACAACCGCGGCCGTACGTCGCATCTCGCCGACGGTGTGGTGGTCACCCCCTCCCACAACCCGCCCGGTGACGGCGGGTTCAAGTACAATCCGCCGAACGGCGGTCCGGCCGGGTCCGGGGCGACCGGCTGGATCCAGGAACGGGCCAACGAGATCATCGCGAGCGGTCTCAAGGACGTGCGCCGGATGCCCTACGTCCGCGCGCTGGCGGCGCCGTCGACCGGAACGTACGACTTTCTCGGCAGCTACGTGGCGGACCTTCCGTCCGTCCTCGACCTCGACGCGGTACGTGCGGCCGGGGTACGGATCGGCGCCGACCCGCTGGGCGGGGCGTCGGTCGCGTACTGGGGCCGCATCGCCGAGCAGCACCGGCTCGACCTGACCGTGGTCAATCCGCTCACCGACCCCACCTGGCGGTTCATGACGCTGGACTGGGACGGCAGGATCCGGATGGACTGCTCGTCGCCGTACGCGATGGCCTCGCTGATCGGGCAGCGCGACCGCTACGACATCGCCACCGGCAACGACGCCGACGCGGACCGGCACGGCATCGTCACCCCCGACGCGGGCCTGATGAACCCGAACCACTACCTCGCCGTCGCCATCAACTACCTGTACACGCACCGGGACCAGTGGCCCGCCGGAGCCGGCATCGGCAAGACCCTGGTGTCGTCCGGAATGATCGACCGGGTCGCCGCCGGCCTCGGCAGGGAACTGGTCGAGGTGCCGGTCGGATTCAAGTGGTTCGTGGACGGTCTGGCCGACGGGACGCTGGGGTTCGGCGGCGAGGAGTCGGCCGGGGCGTCCTTCCTGCGCCGTGACGGATCGGTCTGGACGACGGACAAGGACGGCATCCTTCTCGCGCTGCTCGCCTCCGAGATCCTCGCGGTGACGGGCGATTCGCCGTCCGCGCACTACGCCGCGCTGACCTCCCGGTTCGGTGAGCCGGCGTACGCCCGGATCGACGCCCCGGCGGACCCCGAGCAGAAGGCGGTGCTGGCGCGGCTCTCCCCCGAGCAGGTCAGCGCCGACACCCTCGCGGGCGAACCGGTCACGGCCGTGCTCACCTCGGCGCCGGGCAACGGGGAGACGATCGGCGGTATCAAGGTGACGACGCAGAACGCCTGGTTCGCCGCCCGGCCCTCGGGCACCGAGGACGTCTACAAGATCTATGCCGAGTCCTTCCTCGGTGCCGAGCACCTCGGCCGGGTCCAGGAGGAGGCCAAGGCCGTCGTCTCGGCCGCCCTGGACGCCTGA
- a CDS encoding 4'-phosphopantetheinyl transferase family protein — MYQPDEFALTETGHRSPAPSWAPGIPALWIVDPQREGEAAQRLAPGILDAQELGRAGSLVVEADRLCFVASHVALRLLLGARLGIAPEAVRLTREPCPSCGGPHGRPATGGGVHFSLSHTRGVALLAFADEPVGVDVERTPKARTVSEIGDQLHPAERRELAELPEEQRPAAFVRAWTRKEAYLKGKGIGLAGGLSHDHMGTGPRPEPGPAGWTVTDVAVPAGYAAAVAVRTAGRPPAHGDDRRK; from the coding sequence GTGTACCAGCCCGACGAGTTCGCACTCACCGAGACCGGCCACCGGAGCCCGGCGCCCTCCTGGGCCCCCGGCATCCCGGCACTGTGGATCGTGGACCCGCAGCGGGAGGGCGAGGCGGCGCAGCGGCTCGCCCCGGGGATCCTCGACGCGCAGGAGCTCGGGCGGGCCGGGAGTCTGGTCGTCGAGGCCGACCGCCTCTGCTTCGTCGCCTCGCACGTGGCGCTGCGGCTGCTGCTGGGCGCCCGGCTCGGCATCGCCCCGGAGGCCGTCCGGCTGACGCGGGAACCGTGTCCGTCCTGCGGCGGGCCGCACGGCCGTCCCGCGACCGGCGGCGGCGTGCACTTCTCCCTGTCGCACACCCGGGGCGTCGCCCTGCTGGCGTTCGCGGACGAGCCGGTGGGGGTGGATGTGGAGCGCACCCCGAAGGCCAGGACCGTGTCGGAGATCGGGGACCAGCTGCATCCGGCGGAACGCCGGGAGCTGGCGGAGCTGCCCGAGGAACAGCGGCCGGCCGCCTTCGTCCGGGCGTGGACCCGCAAGGAGGCCTATCTGAAGGGCAAGGGGATCGGCCTGGCCGGCGGTCTCTCGCACGACCACATGGGCACCGGCCCCCGTCCGGAGCCGGGCCCGGCGGGCTGGACCGTCACCGACGTGGCGGTCCCCGCCGGATACGCGGCGGCGGTGGCCGTCCGCACGGCGGGGCGGCCGCCCGCCCACGGCGACGACCGGCGAAAATGA
- a CDS encoding GNAT family N-acetyltransferase: MPSDDRTSLGTVRLRDARADDADPLTRLFLASRAAAMPYLPRVHSDEATLGWMTHVVLPDTEVWVAELHEEEGASEIVGFVSLDGEELEHLYLSPGARRRGIGTMLLAKAKERSPEGLALHTFQRNAGARAFYERHGFTAVGFSDGGRNEEGEPDVRYRWTASG, translated from the coding sequence ATGCCATCGGACGACCGCACCAGTCTCGGCACGGTACGGCTGCGGGACGCCCGCGCCGACGACGCCGACCCTCTCACCCGGCTCTTTCTCGCCTCCCGGGCCGCCGCCATGCCGTACCTGCCCAGAGTGCACAGCGACGAGGCCACGCTCGGCTGGATGACCCACGTCGTGCTGCCCGACACGGAGGTCTGGGTGGCCGAACTCCACGAGGAGGAGGGCGCGTCGGAGATCGTCGGCTTCGTCTCGCTCGACGGCGAGGAGCTCGAACACCTCTATCTGAGCCCCGGTGCACGGCGCCGGGGCATCGGTACCATGCTGCTGGCGAAGGCCAAGGAGCGCAGCCCCGAGGGTCTCGCTCTCCACACCTTCCAGCGCAACGCCGGTGCGCGGGCCTTCTACGAGCGGCACGGCTTCACCGCGGTCGGGTTCAGCGACGGCGGCCGCAACGAGGAGGGGGAGCCGGACGTCAGATACCGCTGGACCGCGTCCGGGTGA
- a CDS encoding MFS transporter, with translation MMLGSVLNPVNSTIIAVTLIPIGDALGAPPSRTAWLVSALYLATALGQPVMGRLIDIFGPRRLFLVSTSLVGVAGVVGTLAPNLGVLIASRVLLGFGTCAGYPAAMALVRSEAERTGQDSPGGVLTALAVANQTIAVLGPLLGGLLIGLGGWRTTFALNVPLAAVAVLLGLLRLPKEAGTGESPQRGRLAAQLDLPGMALFAAMLISLLLFLMNLHLRDWYLLVIAAAASAAFALRELRAPVPFINLRVLGGNTPLLATYGRALVAYVVSYAFLYGFTQWTEEGFGLSPFHAGLVQIPMFLVAIGVSIVTGRRKGVRGKLVVGGLGQIAACAVMLTLTGDSPVWTLVLVALIFGLPQGLNSLALQNSVYFQADPERIASSAGLLRTFAYVGSMVASSTAAASFGQRAGTGGMHHLAWIMLGAGVLCLLLTVFDRTLGRPSPPRLTRTRSSGI, from the coding sequence ATGATGCTGGGCTCGGTCCTGAACCCGGTCAACTCCACGATCATCGCCGTCACACTCATACCCATCGGCGACGCGCTGGGCGCGCCGCCCTCCCGGACCGCGTGGCTGGTCTCGGCCCTCTACCTGGCCACGGCTCTCGGACAGCCCGTCATGGGCCGGCTCATCGACATCTTCGGGCCGCGCAGGCTCTTCCTCGTCAGCACGAGCCTGGTCGGGGTAGCCGGTGTCGTCGGCACCCTGGCGCCGAACCTGGGGGTACTGATCGCCTCGCGCGTCCTGCTCGGGTTCGGCACCTGCGCCGGTTATCCCGCCGCGATGGCGCTGGTGCGCAGCGAGGCCGAGCGCACCGGGCAGGACAGTCCCGGCGGGGTGCTGACCGCCCTGGCCGTCGCCAACCAGACCATCGCGGTGCTCGGCCCACTGCTGGGCGGGCTGCTGATCGGGCTGGGCGGCTGGCGCACCACCTTCGCGCTGAACGTGCCACTCGCCGCCGTGGCCGTGCTGCTGGGGCTGCTCCGGCTGCCCAAGGAGGCCGGCACCGGGGAGTCCCCGCAGCGTGGGCGCCTCGCCGCCCAGCTCGACCTGCCCGGGATGGCACTGTTCGCCGCGATGCTGATCTCCCTGCTGCTGTTCCTGATGAACCTGCATCTGCGCGACTGGTACCTGCTGGTGATCGCCGCCGCCGCGAGCGCCGCGTTCGCGCTGCGGGAGCTACGGGCGCCCGTCCCCTTCATCAACCTGCGGGTGCTGGGCGGCAACACACCGCTGCTGGCCACCTACGGGCGGGCACTGGTCGCCTACGTCGTCTCCTACGCTTTCCTCTACGGGTTCACCCAGTGGACGGAGGAGGGCTTCGGCCTCTCGCCCTTCCACGCCGGGCTGGTACAGATCCCGATGTTCCTGGTGGCCATCGGTGTCTCGATCGTCACCGGGCGGCGCAAGGGGGTGCGCGGCAAACTGGTCGTCGGCGGGCTCGGCCAGATTGCCGCCTGTGCGGTGATGCTGACGCTCACCGGCGACAGCCCCGTGTGGACGCTGGTTCTCGTCGCGCTGATATTCGGCCTCCCGCAGGGGCTGAACAGCCTGGCGCTGCAGAACTCGGTCTACTTCCAGGCCGATCCCGAGCGCATCGCCTCCTCGGCCGGACTGCTGCGCACCTTCGCCTATGTCGGCTCGATGGTCGCCTCCTCCACCGCGGCCGCCTCCTTCGGGCAGCGCGCGGGCACCGGAGGCATGCACCACCTTGCCTGGATCATGCTCGGCGCGGGCGTGCTCTGCCTCCTGCTGACCGTCTTCGACCGCACGCTCGGCCGCCCTTCGCCGCCACGCCTCACCCGGACGCGGTCCAGCGGTATCTGA
- a CDS encoding MarR family winged helix-turn-helix transcriptional regulator, whose product MNESPRTSPSAVQASREVRTVIGRLRRRILNAAEAEDITFGQESVLTRLSGEQGVTASQLASAEGVRHQSMTATVASLTALGLVERRPDPDDGRRLLIVLTAQGHQRVAEGRQTRQEWLAGEFQEKCTEEERRAVIAAMAVLERLTRD is encoded by the coding sequence ATGAATGAGAGCCCGCGCACGTCGCCCTCAGCGGTTCAGGCTTCGCGAGAGGTCCGTACGGTCATCGGCCGGCTGCGCCGCCGCATCCTGAACGCCGCCGAAGCCGAGGACATCACCTTCGGGCAGGAGTCCGTTCTGACTCGCCTGTCCGGCGAGCAGGGCGTCACGGCCAGTCAGCTCGCCTCGGCCGAGGGCGTGCGCCACCAGTCGATGACGGCGACGGTCGCGTCGCTGACCGCTCTGGGGCTGGTGGAACGGCGGCCGGACCCCGATGACGGGCGCCGTCTGCTGATCGTGCTGACCGCGCAGGGACACCAGCGGGTGGCGGAGGGGCGGCAGACCCGACAGGAATGGCTCGCCGGTGAGTTCCAGGAGAAGTGCACGGAGGAGGAGCGGCGGGCCGTGATCGCCGCCATGGCCGTACTGGAGCGCCTCACCCGTGACTGA